In Pseudomonas sp. MTM4, one genomic interval encodes:
- the galE gene encoding UDP-glucose 4-epimerase GalE, whose amino-acid sequence MILVTGGAGYIGSHAVLELLLAGHEVLVLDNLCNSSKVALDRVEALSGRKVQFVKGDVRNRSLLNALFASYPVTAVLHFAGLKAVGESVREPLRYYETNVSGSIALCQAMAEAGIFRLVFSSSATVYGDSPRMPITEKCPTGVPTNPYGQSKLMAENVLKGLAESDPRWSIALLRYFNPIGAHESGLIGEDPNGIPNNLLPYMLQVAVGRRKQLSIYGADYPTPDGTGVRDYIHVVDLAKGHLQALERLDLVRGVSVWNLGTGRGYSVRQMVTAFEEVIGRPLPHVFKARRPGDIAQCWSDPTKAREELGWQADKDLLTMLTDAWRWQSRNPQGYATEVPAEKVAATAETALAS is encoded by the coding sequence ATGATTCTGGTAACGGGAGGAGCTGGCTACATCGGGTCCCATGCAGTGCTGGAGCTGCTCCTGGCGGGCCATGAGGTTCTAGTGCTGGACAATCTGTGCAACAGCTCCAAGGTGGCGCTGGACCGAGTCGAGGCGTTGTCCGGCCGCAAGGTGCAATTCGTCAAAGGCGACGTGCGCAACCGGTCGCTGCTCAATGCGCTGTTCGCCTCCTATCCGGTGACCGCCGTGCTGCATTTCGCCGGGCTCAAGGCGGTGGGGGAAAGCGTGCGCGAACCCCTGCGCTACTACGAGACCAACGTCAGCGGCAGCATCGCGTTGTGCCAGGCGATGGCCGAAGCCGGCATTTTCAGGCTGGTATTCAGCTCGTCGGCGACCGTCTACGGAGACTCGCCGCGGATGCCGATCACCGAGAAGTGCCCGACCGGCGTTCCGACCAACCCCTATGGCCAGTCCAAGCTGATGGCCGAAAACGTGCTCAAGGGGCTGGCCGAATCCGACCCGCGCTGGTCGATCGCCTTGCTGCGCTACTTCAACCCCATCGGCGCGCACGAGTCCGGGCTGATCGGCGAAGACCCCAACGGCATCCCCAACAATCTGCTGCCCTACATGCTTCAGGTGGCGGTCGGTCGGCGCAAGCAACTGAGTATCTATGGCGCCGACTACCCAACCCCGGACGGCACCGGCGTGCGCGACTACATCCACGTCGTCGACCTGGCCAAGGGGCATCTCCAGGCACTGGAGCGGCTGGATCTGGTTCGCGGCGTATCGGTCTGGAATCTCGGTACCGGCCGTGGCTACTCGGTGCGCCAGATGGTCACCGCATTCGAGGAAGTCATTGGTCGCCCATTGCCCCACGTCTTCAAGGCACGCCGCCCTGGCGACATCGCCCAATGCTGGTCCGACCCGACCAAAGCCCGCGAAGAACTTGGCTGGCAGGCGGATAAGGATTTGCTGACGATGCTCACCGACGCCTGGCGCTGGCAGAGCCGTAATCCGCAGGGTTATGCGACGGAAGTCCCAGCCGAGAAGGTCGCAGCGACCGCCGAAACCGCATTGGCGAGTTAG